DNA sequence from the Hippopotamus amphibius kiboko isolate mHipAmp2 chromosome 1, mHipAmp2.hap2, whole genome shotgun sequence genome:
GTCCAGGGGCTTCTCCAACACTAATGCTGGGGCATTCTTGCCTTCAGTCTTATCCTCAACCGTCAGAGAGAAATGTTCACTATAGCTGAGTTGGTAACTCTGGAGAGAGTTAagccctacatctgcatctataGCTGATTCCAGACCAAACCGAGTTCCTGGAATTGCAAGTTCGTTGATTTGTAAAACAATGCTATTTTGGGGGAAATGAGGTGGATTGTCATTTATATCTTCTATCATCACGTTTATGTGAAAAACATTTAGAGGATTCTCTGCTACAATTTCTAAAGGCATGACACACAGAAGGTTTTGGGGGCAGAGTGACTCCCGATCTATTCTGTCATTCACAAGTACATCTCCATTCTCTGTGTTTACAGTGAAGTATTGTTTCTCTGCACTAACTCTGAGGTTGCGGGTGAATAAATCGCGTACATGTAGCCCCAGGTCCTCAGCGAGATTCCCCACTACGGAGCCTCTGGCCATTTCTTCTGGAATAGAATAGCGGATCTGTTCGGAGAGCGCCCCGCATAACAAAGGCAGCAAGAAAGGAAAGAGTACTTGCCGCCGCCACCGGGTACCGCTCCTCTGCTTCGCCCTATTTCCCATCCTTCTGTGCTGTTGCTGCAGCCTCTGACGTTAAGAGAAGATGATTTACAAATTGCCTTTAAAATATCTGCGTCGACTACATAGAAAACTCAACGCTCCAAGTTTGAAGACAGCCTAATACGTATTCCGGAATCGAATTTGCCGAGTGGAGAGCCTGAGTCCCCACAACTCTCCTTTCCGACTAGCTTCTGTGACTGCGCAAGAAGTCAATCGGGTAGATACTGGACGCTGACTCTTGCAGCGCATTGGCCAACAGCGGCCCTCAGAGTCTATTTAGAAAACTGCAGTCAGAAGCCTTGTAAAGAATGGGACTTGGTATTCCAACAGATATGTTGAACTGATGTATAGGGAATGAGGTAGTTTAGGAGTTTTGGATAGGTCTATTTTCCAGTGTTTACTACCAAAGAGATGGGTTCCGATAGAAGAGCCATTAACCTAGGAATGAGAAAAGTTTGTCTTTTTCGAATGAGGCAATGTACATATTGGAAGAACAAGGCAAAGTCTCCTCTCCAAACTTAGAACAAAGACCATGTGGAAAAACAGCCCCAACAAGTGGTATGCAGAAATTTTGACAGCCATGAAATTACACCCAGTATTATCTTCAATCTGATATGCATAtgatttttcctcctcctttcatcAGAGGAAACTGGAGGAGAGACCAAAGCTGAATTGGGTTTTACTCAGGATAAGGATAGCCAATACCATAAAGTCTTCTTGTTACTTATAAAAGAGATTTATGAAAAGGATTATGAAGTGTTTTACACTTTCATCATAGAGAATATAAAAGCACACCCTAGTAGGTTACTGTAGGAATTAAATGATATGAAATGTGagggttttatttttatccttttatttaacTGCACCATATGTTGCATCTCAACAGAACTTTACCACTACCTCTAATCAAAATAACCCTAATCTCAAGTGTCAAAACCaacctttcctttttattctctaaGATCTTGGTTGCTAACTCCTAACTAGTTCagactatgttttaaaaaaaaaatgaaacaacctCCTTCTTCCAGCAAACACTTCATAATCTTTTTATTCATCTAATTTCAGTTCAAGTAAAATGCCTTAAATCTTTTTTCTCAGTTTGGAATCCCATAAGCATAAATTCTATTCCTAGGTGCTCAAaacactttaatatttttcttgactTCAAGAAAAGTTTAGGCATCTGTTGCAGGACTTCCTTTCCCTACAGTTGAAATTCTTTTTTGCCCAAACATTACATACTCAACTTATAGTTAATTATAGAAAGGTCAATTCTGAAATGAGAAAGGATATCTTGAAAGAGAACTGAATATGCAAGTAATTTGGGCCAAATATCTAGAAGTGGTGTGAAAGTGCTGAGCTGAATTGACTATGTAGATGATTCCTCAGATCAATACCCTAGATAAGTTTCCCCCCTTGACGTTCCTAGACATTGCTTCAGATAACACATTATTAGGTAACAATCAGGGCTTCAATAACAAGTTGGTTCTGAATATAAGAACTAAGTATACttatatttaatacaaaaatgaGTTTACacgaaactaacgcaacattgtaaatcaactatacttcaatttaaaaaatgagtttacacacagacgtagagaatagacttgtggttgcgaagggggagaaggggtggaggagggaaggattgggagtttgggattagcagatgcaaactattatatgcatggataaacaacaaggtcctactgtatagtacagggaactatattcaatatcctgagataaaccataatggaaaagaatatgaaaaagaatatatatatgtataatggaatcacttttctgtgcagcataaattaacacaatgttgtaaatcaactatgcttcaataaaattttttaaaaatgagtttacaaaggaaatgaaggaatcCAAGACTCCTAAGCAtagtgaaaacaaacagaaatatccAGAGGAATACCAGCTAAATCAGTCTCATGAAGTCTAAACAGCCACTCCATCTCTTATATTCACAAACTGTTCCATatgaataaatctgaaaaaatgtaAGCGTGTTTACcagatttgaaaataactttttgagaagcactggatcaaaataaaagctatttCTGTAGGAGAatttactacattaaaaaaaaaaaacccttcaacaATACAGACACTAAAGTACAAGTAAAAGAATAAGAGGAAATAACATCAGTTCTACAAGTCAATTGTTTCTTCAGAACAATTTAATGGCTTCActgtagaaatagaaaagatgtctagaacttaagaaaaaaaaatgtgttttacatTTCCTCTCCCAAGAGAGCCTCGTATTTAAAAGGCGGTCAGTATGTCTTGTTTCAGTGGGGTAAATAAATGAGACAAAGTTGAAATAATCAACAGGATCTAAATATATTACCAGCCaccaaaaatcaaaacagaattgTTTCAGAGAGAAGCTTATGTGTGTAAAAGTGTTATATGTGTgactgtatgtgtatatgtattatagataaagaaaaagagCTAAAGTATGCTATTGAATCAACAGGGTCAAATATAAACATtagaagtaaaacaaataatGGTAGAATATAATTATAAATCAGTGGAGGCAATATGaaggcaaaatgaaataaataaaaatgtttatgaatCATTAATTTGAATCATAACCAGTTTACATTGATAGACACTGGTGAcagaaaaatattactaaaattcAACTTACAACAAAGCAAGCCATGATAACTGAACTGGAcctttgaaattaaaacaaagaaacaaacaaaagaatctgccaggaccaaaaaaaaaataactttcacaaAACCTGCCTGAAAAATGATGATAATTTGATGAAAGGTAGAGTACAGAAACTCACACGTTTTGCTTTAAATATGCAAGAACAtacctccacccctcctccccaacaGTTTTTATAACAGGCTCAGGAAAAAAGTCACTTAAAAGACCTGTGCAGAGATATCAACAATTGGgaggcaggaaataaatctcaCCTGATTACTGGTAGGATCACATTTGCCTAAACCAGTAGCTGAATCTTCAGCTATCAAAAGAGGCGGGCTTTTCTCACAGCTCTCCTGGCTGATGAGCGTGTCCGCGTAGTTAGGCTGCGGGAAGATCACGTGACTCCTCCGCGAGTCGGCGGTGAGCGACACCTCGTGGGAATAGGTCTGCAGGAAAGCCCGCACCCCGTCCACGCCCACAAAGTGAGACGCGGGCACACCCGCTAACCCAACTCCTGAAGCCTGGAGCAGGCGCGACGTGTGCCAGCGCCTCAGCCTGAGCGCCAGCAGCACAATGACGAAGGCGAGGAAGACACAGGAGACCGCGGCCACCGCCACCACCAGGTAGAGTGTGAGGCTCGAGTCGTCAGGGCTGGCAGGGGAGTCAAGGCTGCCTAGATCAGCCAGGACGTCGGGGATGCTGTCGGCCACGGCCACGGTGAGTGTGACAGTGGCTGAGAGAGGGGGCTTCCCGTGATCctggaccaccaccaccacgctCTGCTTGAGCGCGTCTTTGTCTAGCAGGGCCCGCGCTGTGCGCACCTCGCCCGTGTGCAGCCCCACCGAGAAGAGCCCTGGCTCGCTAGCCTTCAGCAGGCGGTAGGACAGCCAGGCATTCTGGCCCGAGTCTTTGTCTACTGCCACCACCTTCGTTACCAGGTAGCCGGGCTCTGCAGAGCGGGGCGCCAGCTCCACGCCCGTGGAGCCATCTGTGGGGAGAGCAGGGTACAGGATCTCGGGTGCATTGTCATTCTGGTCCAGCACAAATATGCTCAGTGACACGTTGCTGCTGAGCGGTGGGTTCCCACTGTCATGGGCTGTCACCCACAACTGCAGTTCACGGAACTGTTCATAGTCAAAGGAGCGCAGTGCATACAGAATGCCGGTATCTGAGTTTATGGAGATGTAGGAGGATAGAGGTGCTCCCTGGAGGGTATCCTCTGCcagagaataagtgacctgggcATTCTCTTTGCTGTCCGGGTCGTGTGCAGTCATGGAGAAGAAGGAGGCCCCTCTGGGATTGTTTTCAGGAATGTAGGCAGAGTAAGAGGCTTGAGCAAAAGTGGGTGGGTTATCGTTGTCATCTGCTACATTCAGTGAAATGTGAGTTTCTGTAGACAAGGGTGGACTTCCCTGATCTGTGGCTGTCAACGTTATATTATAGCTCTGTACCTGCTCCCTGTCCAGTGCTTTGTTTGTTATCAACTTGTAATAATTTCCATAagtcttttctaatttaaaaggCAGATTGTtaggaatgaaacaggagactTGACCATTTTCTCCAGAGTCTTGATCTTGCACATTTAGAAGAGCAATCACTGTACCTGGAGGAGAGTTTTCCAGCACTGAATTAGTAGAAGATGTGATAGTTATTTCTGGAGCATTATCATTCACATCCACAACTGTGACCAACATCTTAGCAGTAGTAGAGAGACCTCCACCATCTTGGCCTCGAATTTCCATCTCATAGAATCTATATTTCTCAAAATCCAGAGAACCTTGTATTAAGACTTCTCCAGATCGAGAATCCAACTGGAATATCTCAGAAGCTTTGCTTTCCATATTCAGGAATGAATACACCACTTCCCCATTGATTCCCTCATCTGGATCAGTTGCGTTTACCACAAGCACCCGACTTCCGGAGCTGAGGTTCTCAGGAACACTCACTCCATATACAGATTGTGTAAACTTTGGGATATGGTCATTTACATCGAGAACCACCACACGGATGGGAACAGTGCCCTGGCGGATGGGATCTCCTCCATCTAAGGCTGTGAGGAAGAGGTGGTGAGCAGCCTCTTTCTCCCGGTCCAGGCTCCCCTCCAGCACTAGCTCAGGATTCTTGGCCCCATCCGTTCTGCCTCGCACTTGCAAGGAAAAGTAATTATTAGGGTTGAGTTGGTAGCGCTGGAGGGAGTTCATTCCCACATCTGGATCCCTAGCATTAGGAAGAGGAAATCGCGATCCCGGAGTTGCATGCTCACTGACTTTTATCTCTACTTCCTCCTCCCGGAAGCTGGGGGCGTTATCATTAATATCCATTATTTCCACCTCCACTCCGTAAATCTTAAGGGTATCTTCCACAAGTATCTCTAAGTTTAAAAAACAGGAGGGAACCGCCTCACAAAGCTCCTCCCGGTCTATCCTACCCGCGGTGATCAAGCTGCCACTTCGCGGATTCAGAGCGAAAAGCTGTGTCTTTCCTCTGGAGACGATGCGGACTCCGCGCTCCGCCAgctccctgggctccagccccagGTCCTTGGAAATATTGCCCACGAAGAAGCCTTTGTCTGTCTCTTCTGGCACCGAGTACCGGATCTGCCGGGCCCCAGACTCCCGCAGCGTCCCCACGAAAATATACAGTAGGACCAGCACGCTGCGGTCCAGGAGCAGTCGGCGATTCGCCATGGCAGTGGCTGAGCTTGTATTCCGCGGTTTCTTGAGATGTTTGGCTCTGAATTAGCTTATGCATCTACGAAGTCACTGGCCAAGTGCATCCAAAATATATTAGAGAGCGAAGAGAAGTACTTTTAAGTTTCCAGCACCAGGATCTGTGAGTATCCACTCCTCTTTGTGTTGTAGAggtaggggagggagg
Encoded proteins:
- the LOC130852001 gene encoding protocadherin gamma-A11 isoform X3 is translated as MANRRLLLDRSVLVLLYIFVGTLRESGARQIRYSVPEETDKGFFVGNISKDLGLEPRELAERGVRIVSRGKTQLFALNPRSGSLITAGRIDREELCEAVPSCFLNLEILVEDTLKIYGVEVEIMDINDNAPSFREEEVEIKVSEHATPGSRFPLPNARDPDVGMNSLQRYQLNPNNYFSLQVRGRTDGAKNPELVLEGSLDREKEAAHHLFLTALDGGDPIRQGTVPIRVVVLDVNDHIPKFTQSVYGVSVPENLSSGSRVLVVNATDPDEGINGEVVYSFLNMESKASEIFQLDSRSGEVLIQGSLDFEKYRFYEMEIRGQDGGGLSTTAKMLVTVVDVNDNAPEITITSSTNSVLENSPPGTVIALLNVQDQDSGENGQVSCFIPNNLPFKLEKTYGNYYKLITNKALDREQVQSYNITLTATDQGSPPLSTETHISLNVADDNDNPPTFAQASYSAYIPENNPRGASFFSMTAHDPDSKENAQVTYSLAEDTLQGAPLSSYISINSDTGILYALRSFDYEQFRELQLWVTAHDSGNPPLSSNVSLSIFVLDQNDNAPEILYPALPTDGSTGVELAPRSAEPGYLVTKVVAVDKDSGQNAWLSYRLLKASEPGLFSVGLHTGEVRTARALLDKDALKQSVVVVVQDHGKPPLSATVTLTVAVADSIPDVLADLGSLDSPASPDDSSLTLYLVVAVAAVSCVFLAFVIVLLALRLRRWHTSRLLQASGVGLAGVPASHFVGVDGVRAFLQTYSHEVSLTADSRRSHVIFPQPNYADTLISQESCEKSPPLLIAEDSATGLGKCDPTSNQQAPPNTDWRFSQAQRPGTSGSQNGDETGTWPNNQFDTEMLQAMILASASEAADGSSTLGGGAGTMGLSARYGPQFTLQHVPDYRQNVYIPGSNATLTNAAGKRDGKAPAGGNGNKKKSGKKEKK